In Capsicum annuum cultivar UCD-10X-F1 chromosome 7, UCD10Xv1.1, whole genome shotgun sequence, one genomic interval encodes:
- the LOC107877547 gene encoding uncharacterized protein LOC107877547 produces MAESYTPLLDVASLKETLCAQQQLLQKLYNELDEEREASSSAASEALSMILRLQGEKAAVKMEAEQYKRLAEEKMCHAEESLAIFEDLFYGKEMEIAALEYQVQAYRYKLLSMGCIDPGVGEFKYPENLLQRNEMLAGEMNLQALGRRNSAPPFPLKIPKRGAMEIDDSSSERDSNSKTVEEYTGQEVSDQLSDTEKKTDISTTGSINSYWQQIRKLDDRVKDITGVSYANMRSETRSPSPLSHRSMKMSKSEAEMYQPKLHISKSENDTPADPGCSPNVLDVFEVPRADKDTNIDIGLPPRHDRKMALHNDERLERPDSAQQEAVKSSVRDEADLLKKYFVSAQRENKLRRASEAAAITCHLAISRPTTSVSETNEVHQPNRTSEIVEVGREATRQEMAREEELKLLHDIKEQLNLLQSEIQSLKTDKVSPSDDEPSLLPLSEAMIHFWL; encoded by the coding sequence ATGGCTGAAAGTTATACGCCTCTACTTGATGTTGCTTCGTTGAAAGAAACGCTATGCGCTCAACAACAGCTTCTACAGAAGCTTTACAATGAGTTGGATGAGGAAAGAGAAGCCTCTTCCAGTGCAGCTAGTGAAGCGTTATCGATGATCTTGCGTCTGCAAGGAGAAAAAGCTGCAGTAAAAATGGAAGCTGAACAGTACAAGCGATTGGCTGAGGAGAAAATGTGTCATGCCGAGGAGTCGTTAGCCATTTTCGAGGATCTTTTCTACGGAAAAGAGATGGAGATAGCTGCGTTGGAGTATCAAGTGCAAGCTTATAGGTATAAGCTGTTGAGCATGGGCTGTATAGATCCCGGGGTTGGCGAATTCAAATATCCTGAGAATTTGTTGCAAAGAAACGAGATGTTAGCTGGCGAAATGAACCTCCAAGCGCTTGGAAGGCGTAACTCCGCCCCTCCTTTTCCTCTGAAAATTCCGAAGAGGGGTGCTATGGAAATAGATGATTCGAGTTCGGAAAGAGATTCAAATTCGAAAACAGTGGAGGAATATACAGGTCAAGAAGTGAGTGATCAACTGTCGGATACAGAGAAGAAGACTGATATTTCCACGACTGGAAGTATCAATTCGTATTGGCAACAGATACGGAAGTTGGATGATCGAGTGAAAGATATTACAGGAGTTAGCTATGCGAATATGAGGAGTGAAACGAGGTCTCCTTCACCACTTTCTCATAGAAGTATGAAGATGAGCAAATCGGAAGCTGAAATGTACCAGCCTAAGCTTCACATAAGCAAATCAGAAAACGACACACCTGCTGATCCTGGTTGTTCTCCGAATGTTCTTGATGTCTTTGAAGTGCCTCGTGCAGATAAGGATACCAATATTGATATTGGATTGCCTCCTAGACATGATCGTAAGATGGCTTTGCACAACGATGAAAGGCTCGAGCGACCAGATTCTGCCCAGCAAGAGGCTGTAAAATCATCGGTTAGAGATGAGGCTGATTTGCTAAAGAAGTACTTTGTATCTGCACAGCGAGAGAACAAGTTACGAAGAGCAAGTGAAGCTGCTGCTATTACCTGCCATTTGGCAATATCTCGTCCTACAACCAGCGTTTCTGAGACTAATGAGGTTCATCAGCCTAATCGAACATCTGAGATAGTCGAAGTTGGAAGAGAAGCGACAAGACAAGAAATGGCTCGAGAAGAAGAGCTGAAGTTGTTACATGACATTAAGGAGCAACTAAATTTGCTGCAATCTGAAATCCAAAGTTTGAAAACCGACAAAGTCTCTCCAAGCGACGACGAGCCATCCTTACTTCCTCTATCAGAG